A genomic region of Desulfosarcina ovata subsp. ovata contains the following coding sequences:
- a CDS encoding transposase has product MPRVSRMIIQDQTAVYHVMSRTALDGFPLEAFEKDYLLELIKRMAGLFFTEAYGFALMGNHFHLLVKMLPEHEFTDEAVKERLERYYGEKRALAWEGQLPSVRQKLASLSEFMREIKVNFTRFYNKRHGRRGYFWGDRFKSVIVEEGETLINCLAYIDLNPVRAGIVERPEDYRWNSLGYHIQTSNKDGFLSTDFGLKPFNVKSEKERVRLYREYVYETGAIPTDGKPCTKTIPEKVVTREQKRDFEISRTDRFLYRTRYFTDSGIIGSKEYVSNTYQQFKHLFQSKHEKKPKFVKGLDGVFSLKRLSEII; this is encoded by the coding sequence ATGCCACGCGTATCCCGGATGATTATACAGGATCAGACAGCGGTTTATCATGTGATGTCCAGAACAGCGCTGGATGGATTTCCATTGGAGGCGTTTGAAAAGGATTATCTACTTGAATTAATCAAGCGGATGGCGGGCCTGTTTTTCACCGAGGCCTATGGTTTTGCGCTGATGGGCAATCATTTTCACCTATTGGTCAAGATGCTTCCTGAGCATGAATTTACTGACGAAGCTGTGAAAGAACGGTTGGAACGGTATTACGGTGAAAAGAGGGCCTTGGCCTGGGAAGGACAATTGCCGTCTGTCCGGCAAAAACTTGCCAGCCTTTCCGAATTCATGCGCGAAATCAAAGTCAACTTTACCCGTTTTTATAACAAGCGCCACGGCCGTCGGGGGTATTTCTGGGGCGACCGGTTCAAAAGTGTGATTGTGGAGGAGGGAGAGACACTCATCAATTGCCTGGCTTACATTGACCTCAACCCGGTACGGGCCGGCATCGTGGAACGTCCGGAGGATTATCGCTGGAATTCTCTCGGGTATCATATCCAGACCAGTAACAAGGATGGGTTTTTGTCGACTGATTTCGGGTTGAAGCCGTTCAATGTGAAAAGCGAGAAGGAGCGGGTGCGGCTTTACCGGGAATATGTATATGAGACTGGAGCGATACCAACCGATGGCAAGCCCTGTACGAAGACAATACCGGAAAAAGTGGTAACCAGAGAGCAAAAAAGGGACTTCGAGATCAGTCGTACGGACCGATTTTTATACCGGACGCGGTATTTTACGGATTCCGGGATCATTGGGTCAAAGGAATATGTTTCGAATACTTACCAGCAATTCAAGCACCTCTTTCAATCCAAACATGAGAAGAAGCCCAAGTTCGTGAAGGGGTTGGATGGCGTTTTTTCGTTGAAGCGACTTTCAGAAATAATTTAG
- a CDS encoding DUF86 domain-containing protein, which yields MPHRSREFRVYDIIEAIDNVFEYTKGMSYDQFVRDRKTFDAVIKNFITIGEAAAHLPNDFIEEHTDIPWRDMRDMRNILVHEYFGVDRHVVWETIKNNLPPIFPLLRQIIGK from the coding sequence GTGCCGCATAGATCGAGGGAATTCCGTGTTTACGATATTATCGAAGCAATTGATAACGTCTTTGAGTATACAAAAGGCATGAGTTACGATCAGTTTGTTCGGGATCGCAAAACTTTTGATGCCGTAATAAAAAACTTCATTACGATCGGAGAAGCTGCCGCACATCTTCCGAATGATTTCATAGAAGAACATACAGATATCCCATGGCGTGACATGCGAGACATGCGCAATATTTTGGTCCATGAATATTTTGGAGTAGACCGGCATGTTGTCTGGGAAACAATTAAAAATAACCTGCCGCCTATCTTTCCGTTATTAAGACAAATCATTGGTAAATAA
- a CDS encoding nucleotidyltransferase family protein: MKLSQQRHLLKNYHVKSISLFGSFARDEGTSDSDVDLLVEFEPTARIGMFEFIRLRRELSQVLGCDVDLATPESLHKNMKTDILKGAIRAA, encoded by the coding sequence ATGAAGCTATCACAACAGCGACATCTTCTAAAAAATTATCATGTCAAATCAATTAGTCTTTTCGGTTCGTTTGCTCGAGACGAGGGGACTTCTGACAGTGATGTTGATTTGTTGGTTGAATTTGAGCCAACAGCCCGAATCGGAATGTTCGAATTCATCCGTTTACGACGTGAACTCAGCCAGGTGTTAGGTTGCGATGTCGATCTGGCCACCCCAGAATCTCTTCATAAAAATATGAAAACGGATATATTAAAAGGGGCTATTCGTGCCGCATAG
- a CDS encoding type II toxin-antitoxin system RelE family toxin has product MITANFSSIPFIYIVSVLKSSIKYLSLLLLTDYRIFETDRFQKDLILIAKSGESKLYEKLKAYVYPQLKKHPHFGTNIKKLKNYTPPTWRYRIGSWRFFYEIDEQENIIFMIGAHHRSRAYR; this is encoded by the coding sequence ATGATAACTGCTAATTTCTCCTCTATTCCATTCATCTATATCGTATCCGTATTGAAGTCAAGTATAAAGTACCTGTCCCTTTTACTGTTGACTGACTACCGCATTTTCGAAACCGACCGGTTTCAAAAGGATCTGATACTTATCGCAAAATCAGGTGAATCAAAATTATATGAAAAACTAAAAGCTTATGTCTACCCTCAGCTAAAAAAGCATCCCCATTTCGGCACCAATATAAAAAAACTCAAAAACTATACGCCTCCAACGTGGCGCTATCGTATAGGCTCCTGGCGGTTTTTCTATGAAATTGACGAACAGGAAAATATTATTTTCATGATTGGTGCTCATCATCGCAGCCGAGCATATCGATAA
- a CDS encoding type II toxin-antitoxin system HicB family antitoxin — MKYRAVVKKKEGWWIGWLIDLPGVNAQERTKSELLESLKLGAQEMLFDRGSDQAGCLIGAGLGLKIGCFLVLNRCFGGPKERFKKLVDG, encoded by the coding sequence ATGAAATATCGAGCAGTTGTAAAAAAAAAAGAGGGTTGGTGGATTGGCTGGCTCATTGATCTTCCAGGCGTAAATGCACAGGAAAGAACTAAATCGGAACTCTTGGAATCCCTAAAACTTGGGGCTCAAGAAATGCTGTTCGACCGGGGGTCGGACCAAGCTGGATGCTTAATTGGTGCGGGTTTAGGCCTAAAAATAGGCTGTTTTTTGGTCTTAAACCGATGTTTTGGGGGCCCAAAAGAGCGGTTTAAGAAATTAGTAGATGGGTGA
- a CDS encoding IS4 family transposase gives MSEHIDKNVFQTILSPVLPLIEVNQNSLHNDLDTYKLSLSSFTTNLLFGIITRIKSVGQIVTEIKTSPTAKALGLVVASKSMYNEAFNRYPPEIFKDIFHQLVKELDLHKIPEISHLGKMLIVDGSLFPAISNMAWACYKKTANAIKMHLSFELNRMIPTEFISTEGNFSEKEFVKQILREGITYVCDRGYIAFNLFKQISDSNAFFIIRGKSNMTYTVKECLTATVPDTFLKFFSDITDSNIIFNSDENKASYRIVSFTAMGENYILITNRNDLTTYEIIMLYAYRWQVELFFRFIKRTFKGIHLMSQSPHGVQIQFYLYMIAYLLLLSFKQDTEIISRENEKDEHESEENNKNETLLTSSSCSNSNAKRPYVCGLVTLLGEKLKQFYKIGLHWLLAVKNNLLEIFDVNIAKVIAQYSYQ, from the coding sequence ATGAGCGAACACATCGACAAAAATGTTTTTCAAACAATTCTATCACCGGTGCTACCATTGATTGAGGTTAATCAAAATAGTCTCCATAATGATTTGGACACTTACAAGCTTTCATTATCATCGTTCACCACAAATTTGCTTTTTGGAATAATAACCAGAATTAAAAGCGTTGGACAAATCGTCACTGAGATCAAAACATCACCAACTGCTAAGGCATTAGGATTGGTCGTCGCATCGAAGTCTATGTATAATGAAGCGTTTAATCGTTATCCCCCAGAAATATTTAAAGATATATTCCATCAGTTGGTAAAAGAATTGGATTTGCATAAAATTCCGGAAATCAGTCATCTTGGAAAAATGCTAATTGTAGATGGTTCGCTTTTTCCGGCCATTTCCAATATGGCATGGGCTTGTTACAAGAAAACCGCTAATGCGATCAAAATGCATTTATCTTTTGAACTCAACCGAATGATTCCAACCGAATTTATCAGTACGGAAGGTAACTTTTCCGAAAAAGAATTTGTTAAGCAAATTCTTCGCGAAGGCATTACATATGTCTGTGATCGAGGCTATATCGCTTTCAATCTGTTCAAGCAGATATCCGACAGCAATGCATTTTTTATTATTCGCGGAAAGTCGAATATGACGTACACTGTAAAAGAGTGTCTCACTGCCACCGTACCGGATACATTCTTGAAATTTTTCAGTGACATCACAGATTCAAATATAATATTCAATAGCGATGAAAACAAAGCAAGTTATCGTATTGTTAGCTTTACGGCTATGGGCGAAAACTACATTTTGATCACAAACAGAAATGATTTGACAACTTACGAAATTATAATGCTTTACGCTTACAGGTGGCAAGTGGAACTTTTTTTTCGCTTCATAAAAAGAACCTTCAAGGGAATTCACTTAATGAGCCAATCTCCTCATGGCGTACAGATACAATTCTACTTGTATATGATTGCTTATCTATTGTTATTATCATTCAAACAAGATACGGAAATAATAAGCAGAGAAAATGAAAAAGATGAGCATGAATCTGAAGAAAATAATAAGAACGAAACCTTGCTAACTTCATCTTCATGCTCCAATTCAAATGCAAAAAGACCATATGTTTGCGGGTTAGTAACTCTTCTTGGAGAAAAATTAAAACAGTTTTATAAAATTGGTCTTCACTGGTTATTAGCAGTAAAAAATAATTTGTTAGAAATATTTGATGTGAATATCGCCAAAGTTATTGCTCAATACTCTTATCAATGA
- a CDS encoding transposase, with protein sequence MVTLALVLDSSGFPRRSKIFSGNVSEPSTLEEMISSLNKPSESSLEDDKQMSVFDKKKPVVVMDAGIATNDNVQWLQANHYRYLVVSRKRHREFNHDKAVEVKRDKDYIVKAYKKYVKETEETEIYCHSSERAKKDQSI encoded by the coding sequence TTGGTAACTTTGGCTTTAGTTTTGGACAGTAGCGGCTTTCCAAGAAGAAGTAAAATATTTTCCGGAAACGTTAGTGAGCCATCAACACTGGAAGAAATGATTTCAAGTTTGAATAAACCATCAGAAAGTTCATTAGAAGACGATAAGCAGATGAGTGTTTTTGATAAAAAGAAACCAGTCGTCGTAATGGATGCCGGGATAGCAACAAACGATAATGTACAATGGTTGCAGGCGAATCATTACCGATACCTTGTTGTCAGCAGGAAAAGACATAGAGAATTTAATCATGATAAAGCTGTTGAAGTAAAAAGAGATAAGGATTACATTGTTAAAGCGTACAAAAAATATGTCAAGGAAACAGAAGAGACTGAAATTTATTGTCATTCAAGTGAGCGAGCAAAAAAGGATCAGAGCATTTAA
- a CDS encoding glycosyltransferase family 4 protein, with product MLKVTTIASGDLWAGAEVMIWQLIGQLRRYRDVELSVLLLNENRLAAEIRSLGVHVDIIDESKHTFIPLFWKTRNLIKSNAPDIIHAHRYKENLLAFLAGGVGNKAVLITTQHGMSESTVRQGIGARIKSRINQYLLGHQFNSLVGVSKNISGFFINDCRANPKNVCILHNGIKLPPYQLPTTRQYSVAGSAGRFFPVKDYTLLVEIAKCVTNRDKNIRFEIAGDGPERPKLETQISKYSLDGAFHLRGHQHDMAPFYRGLDIYINTSVHEGIPMSILEAMSHGLPVVAPKVGGIVEIIDDGIDGFLIPTRKPEDFAEKILLLQNFELRMKMGLAARKKVEQRFSAEHMAQQYYELYRQLAERPS from the coding sequence ATGCTGAAAGTCACGACAATAGCCTCGGGAGACCTATGGGCTGGCGCCGAGGTAATGATTTGGCAACTTATTGGGCAGTTACGACGCTATCGTGATGTGGAGCTTTCGGTATTGCTACTCAATGAGAATCGGCTCGCAGCAGAAATTCGTTCTTTGGGTGTCCATGTTGATATTATTGATGAAAGCAAACATACTTTTATTCCACTTTTCTGGAAAACACGTAACCTAATAAAATCAAATGCACCTGATATCATTCATGCACATCGCTATAAAGAAAATCTTCTTGCATTTTTAGCTGGAGGAGTTGGGAATAAAGCTGTCTTGATAACGACTCAACATGGCATGTCCGAATCCACAGTGCGTCAGGGAATCGGGGCGCGGATTAAATCCAGAATAAATCAATATCTCCTTGGGCATCAATTTAATTCTCTGGTGGGGGTTTCTAAAAACATCAGTGGCTTTTTTATCAATGATTGCAGGGCTAACCCGAAAAACGTCTGTATCCTGCATAACGGTATAAAGTTGCCGCCATATCAATTGCCAACGACTCGACAATATTCTGTGGCAGGATCGGCCGGGCGATTTTTTCCTGTCAAAGATTATACTTTATTAGTTGAGATCGCCAAGTGCGTTACAAATCGCGATAAAAATATTCGCTTTGAAATCGCAGGAGACGGCCCTGAACGACCCAAATTGGAAACTCAAATTTCAAAATACTCACTTGATGGTGCATTCCATCTACGCGGTCATCAACATGATATGGCGCCGTTCTATAGAGGTTTGGATATTTATATCAACACATCCGTACACGAAGGTATCCCCATGAGCATATTGGAGGCCATGTCCCATGGTTTGCCTGTTGTGGCTCCCAAAGTTGGTGGAATCGTCGAAATTATTGATGATGGCATTGACGGCTTTCTGATCCCAACCCGGAAGCCGGAGGATTTTGCAGAAAAAATATTGTTGCTGCAAAATTTTGAACTGCGTATGAAAATGGGACTGGCGGCAAGAAAAAAGGTCGAACAACGGTTTTCTGCTGAGCATATGGCTCAACAATATTATGAATTGTATCGCCAATTGGCGGAGAGACCGAGCTAA
- a CDS encoding polysaccharide deacetylase family protein: MNFTSKLKSISKNSTVNILNALKYWQRKCATLKNNGSIILMYHRIIKKEEVGAYLQSGMYVTPQTFEENLRTIKEICSIKPLRTLLSYQSYNQKASVYNPQPCCCLTFDDGWIDFYHNAFPILKEHNIPATLFVPTAFIGKKKWFWTDRLSFLLCQVEDYKINEKKAIPINNLVNEILSIDGAISNRIEKSIERLKIESIEKIESTIKEISLRFGISSSPSGMPFVNWEQIEEMKNSGLITIGSHTHKHPILTNCSQNEIEMELTESKRILLEKKVVDESFIPFCYPNGNYDEQILQMVKKAGYHLAVTTEKGWNRIGSNCFKLKRIGIHQDITSTPAMFGCRIAGIF; encoded by the coding sequence ATGAATTTTACATCCAAATTAAAATCAATTTCAAAAAATTCTACAGTCAACATTTTAAATGCTCTAAAATATTGGCAAAGAAAGTGTGCCACATTAAAAAATAATGGATCGATTATTTTAATGTACCATCGAATTATAAAAAAGGAAGAGGTCGGGGCATACTTGCAGAGTGGCATGTATGTAACCCCCCAAACTTTTGAAGAAAATTTAAGAACTATTAAAGAGATTTGTAGTATAAAGCCTTTAAGAACTCTTCTTTCTTATCAAAGCTATAATCAAAAAGCTTCTGTTTATAATCCTCAACCCTGTTGTTGCTTAACATTTGACGATGGTTGGATTGACTTCTACCATAATGCCTTTCCTATTTTAAAAGAACATAATATCCCCGCTACTCTCTTTGTTCCGACCGCATTCATTGGCAAAAAAAAATGGTTTTGGACTGATCGGCTATCTTTTCTTCTTTGTCAGGTAGAGGATTATAAAATTAATGAGAAAAAGGCTATCCCAATAAATAACTTGGTAAATGAAATCCTTTCGATAGATGGAGCTATTTCAAATCGCATCGAAAAGAGCATTGAGCGACTTAAAATTGAGTCAATTGAAAAAATTGAATCTACCATTAAAGAAATTTCTTTAAGGTTTGGTATTTCTTCTTCACCATCAGGTATGCCGTTTGTGAATTGGGAACAAATAGAAGAAATGAAAAACTCAGGATTAATTACCATAGGGTCACACACGCACAAACACCCTATTCTTACCAACTGCAGCCAAAATGAAATTGAAATGGAGTTAACCGAATCAAAGAGAATATTGCTTGAAAAAAAGGTTGTGGATGAATCTTTTATACCATTTTGTTATCCCAATGGAAATTACGATGAGCAAATATTGCAAATGGTAAAAAAGGCAGGATATCACTTGGCAGTTACAACAGAAAAAGGCTGGAATCGAATTGGTTCGAATTGCTTTAAATTGAAACGTATCGGCATACACCAGGACATAACTTCAACGCCGGCTATGTTTGGTTGCCGCATTGCAGGTATTTTTTAA
- a CDS encoding IS1634 family transposase, protein MEQFETRFKQVDVLPMVKYFMDQLDLFNLFSKYVPASDGSLAEHAQSLCILIANIICDNKPLYKIQEWLCQYTDGLVTEPVEPNFFNDDRLARALSALFHADRHTLMTEASCNAISVHQLLTEEIHNDSTSVTFIGKYETPDPEAVKLKHGHNKDFRPDCKQVVFGLNITADGHVPLSYQLFDGNTTDDVTHIPNWNGLRTLLGKEDFIYIADCKLKTEKNLKHIAGEGGLFITIVPKNHKEYIQFIKYLKKNEVPWEDAVSVENSRKKGEFTVYRTYETELTEEGFRVIFVHSSSKQKEDEAKRQKKIDKAIEQLESLSPKLNAYHLKTKREIKAAIDKIVKDVKEFVEVRIVTDRKQIKVKVSPGRPSPQSIYKNKWKYTHRIEWQLNEQSLTEASRTDGVFPLITNTQLEASEVLGKYKNQPFLEKRMYTKKSILEVAPVFLKKEHRIEAMLFLYFIALMIVSLIERKIRMNMTAEEIDKLPILPQGMNTKKPTWNNIRYFYRNVHFSQIIRNGVCIQSVVKGIGDMHKLINRLLEIPEAIYNYLQDGWWQFKAT, encoded by the coding sequence ATGGAGCAATTTGAAACTCGATTCAAGCAAGTTGATGTATTGCCAATGGTCAAGTATTTCATGGATCAGCTTGACCTTTTCAACCTTTTTTCAAAGTATGTTCCGGCATCCGACGGAAGTCTTGCGGAGCATGCGCAAAGCTTGTGTATCTTAATCGCCAACATCATCTGTGACAACAAACCACTATACAAGATTCAAGAATGGTTGTGCCAATATACAGATGGACTTGTAACAGAACCGGTCGAGCCAAATTTTTTTAACGATGATCGTCTTGCCAGGGCACTATCAGCATTATTTCATGCAGACCGCCATACGCTGATGACCGAGGCTTCTTGCAATGCCATATCGGTACACCAGTTACTTACGGAGGAAATACATAATGATAGCACATCCGTGACTTTCATCGGCAAATACGAAACTCCCGATCCGGAAGCGGTCAAGCTTAAGCATGGGCACAACAAGGATTTTCGACCCGATTGCAAACAAGTTGTATTTGGTCTGAATATCACGGCGGACGGACATGTTCCACTCAGTTATCAGCTATTTGACGGGAATACGACCGATGATGTGACCCATATTCCCAACTGGAACGGCCTGCGCACATTGTTGGGAAAAGAGGATTTCATTTACATCGCCGACTGCAAGTTGAAAACCGAAAAGAATCTAAAGCACATCGCTGGTGAAGGAGGGCTGTTTATCACCATCGTTCCGAAGAATCACAAGGAATACATCCAGTTCATCAAATATCTGAAAAAAAACGAAGTGCCTTGGGAAGACGCCGTTAGCGTTGAAAACTCACGGAAGAAAGGTGAGTTTACCGTTTACCGCACCTATGAGACCGAACTGACCGAAGAAGGCTTTCGGGTCATTTTTGTTCACAGCAGTTCCAAACAAAAAGAGGACGAAGCCAAAAGACAGAAAAAGATCGATAAGGCCATTGAACAGTTAGAAAGCCTGTCACCTAAACTCAATGCGTATCATTTGAAAACCAAAAGGGAAATCAAGGCCGCTATCGATAAGATTGTCAAGGATGTTAAAGAGTTTGTAGAGGTCCGGATAGTAACCGATCGCAAACAGATCAAGGTGAAAGTATCTCCCGGCAGACCGTCTCCACAAAGCATCTACAAAAATAAATGGAAATATACCCACCGCATTGAGTGGCAGTTAAACGAACAATCTCTTACCGAAGCATCGCGAACTGATGGCGTTTTTCCCTTGATTACTAATACGCAGCTTGAAGCCAGTGAGGTATTAGGAAAATATAAAAACCAACCATTCCTTGAAAAACGGATGTATACCAAAAAATCGATTCTGGAAGTAGCGCCTGTTTTTTTAAAAAAGGAGCACCGTATTGAAGCCATGCTCTTTTTATATTTTATAGCCTTGATGATTGTGTCCCTTATCGAACGAAAGATACGGATGAATATGACAGCCGAGGAGATAGACAAGCTGCCCATATTACCCCAAGGGATGAATACAAAAAAGCCGACTTGGAATAACATCCGTTATTTCTATCGTAATGTCCACTTCTCGCAGATAATCCGGAATGGCGTATGTATACAATCAGTGGTGAAGGGAATCGGTGACATGCACAAACTTATCAACCGGTTGTTGGAGATACCCGAGGCGATCTACAATTATCTTCAAGATGGCTGGTGGCAATTTAAAGCTACCTGA
- a CDS encoding transposase: MNYPNTFSLSLQKQSDSGRIIDDRELNRAFTELKFRSLARQSNITKKRGYETLSLIFVFVLLPFLKRSLCSFCNGGYLQNYVQAHKDTFYRFLNNERFNWRKLVQLLASKIIAMSKKVPLKEKVLIADDSICPKSGKEIELVSYHFDHKVRRSILGNQYLQLGFHDGLHFFPIDGAFHTSSHRPNTDMRDIDKRTNGWKRRKEALSKKTDVLVQMLDRAWRSGIDASFVLFDSWFAHDDIIHRIVDVGYGVICRLKRNRVKYGYQGGAYTLKQLWQQVAKKQTVWIKDRTIKGVSLDVTLKKTGSVRVLFVSDGRKQWQALLCTDTDLEPSRILDYYARRWSIEVYFKDAKQMLYMGKEQSNTFDALIASQSLVMIRYLLLVYIQIKHGLNACVGPLFRQTSDNQSLWMFSRAVWDRVKELIFKSSDILSYRIEPDLLFHFIDIIEDLIAEQSRWVTAKL, from the coding sequence ATGAATTACCCTAATACATTTTCCCTCTCCTTGCAAAAACAATCTGATTCGGGCCGGATCATTGACGACCGTGAACTCAATCGTGCGTTTACCGAACTCAAGTTCCGTTCATTGGCCCGACAAAGCAACATCACCAAAAAAAGAGGCTATGAAACACTCTCGCTCATATTTGTTTTCGTGCTACTGCCTTTTCTCAAGCGAAGCCTCTGCAGTTTCTGTAATGGCGGCTATCTGCAAAATTACGTCCAGGCCCATAAAGACACGTTCTATCGGTTCTTGAACAATGAACGTTTCAACTGGCGCAAACTGGTCCAGTTGCTGGCATCAAAGATCATTGCCATGAGTAAAAAAGTCCCCTTGAAAGAAAAAGTGTTGATCGCCGATGATTCCATCTGTCCCAAATCGGGCAAAGAGATCGAATTGGTCAGCTATCATTTCGATCACAAAGTCAGGCGTTCCATTCTTGGCAACCAGTATCTGCAATTGGGCTTTCATGACGGGTTGCATTTTTTTCCTATCGATGGTGCCTTCCATACATCCAGTCACCGGCCCAACACCGATATGCGGGATATCGACAAGCGTACCAATGGCTGGAAGCGACGTAAGGAAGCGCTGAGTAAAAAAACCGACGTTCTGGTTCAGATGCTCGACAGAGCCTGGAGGTCGGGCATTGATGCCAGCTTCGTCTTGTTCGACAGCTGGTTTGCCCACGACGATATCATCCATCGCATCGTCGATGTCGGTTATGGCGTCATCTGCCGATTAAAGCGCAACCGGGTCAAATACGGTTATCAAGGCGGCGCATACACGCTCAAACAACTATGGCAACAGGTCGCCAAAAAACAGACCGTCTGGATCAAGGATCGCACGATTAAGGGCGTAAGCCTCGACGTCACGTTGAAAAAGACCGGCTCGGTTCGGGTGTTGTTCGTTTCCGATGGTCGCAAACAGTGGCAGGCCCTGCTTTGCACTGATACCGACCTGGAGCCATCCCGGATTCTTGACTATTACGCCCGCCGTTGGTCCATCGAAGTATACTTTAAAGATGCCAAGCAGATGCTTTACATGGGAAAAGAGCAGAGCAATACGTTTGACGCTTTGATTGCCAGCCAGAGCCTGGTAATGATCCGGTATCTGCTATTGGTCTACATCCAGATAAAACACGGGCTGAACGCCTGCGTTGGTCCGCTGTTTCGGCAAACGTCGGATAATCAGTCATTGTGGATGTTCAGCCGTGCCGTCTGGGACCGTGTCAAAGAACTAATTTTTAAGTCAAGCGATATACTTTCGTACCGTATCGAACCTGATTTGCTTTTTCATTTTATTGATATCATAGAAGATCTCATCGCTGAACAAAGTCGATGGGTTACTGCGAAACTTTAG
- the tnpA gene encoding IS200/IS605 family transposase, which translates to MKDLCRQRGIEMLEGTLKCDHVHMCLSIPPKYSIAFTIGFLKGKSAVRIHQYMHRKGQPTPKSFWSRGYCVSTVGLDAETIRTYIRQQEAFEKQQMELDFE; encoded by the coding sequence TTGAAGGATCTGTGCCGCCAAAGAGGGATCGAAATGCTGGAGGGTACATTAAAGTGCGACCACGTGCACATGTGTCTGAGCATCCCTCCCAAATATAGCATCGCCTTCACGATCGGCTTTTTGAAAGGCAAAAGTGCCGTACGCATCCACCAGTATATGCATCGCAAAGGGCAGCCGACACCGAAGAGCTTTTGGTCTCGCGGATACTGTGTAAGCACAGTGGGTTTAGATGCAGAAACCATACGGACCTATATTCGCCAGCAAGAGGCATTTGAGAAGCAACAAATGGAGCTGGATTTCGAATAG
- a CDS encoding transposase — MELFFLPSYSPELNPDEYLNCDLKGGVHSGVPARTKKELKRKAISHLKKLQKLPGWHWFSSIGDPIISICYNRPEKPAVLNITICY; from the coding sequence ATCGAGCTTTTCTTTCTGCCATCATATTCACCGGAGTTGAATCCGGACGAATATCTCAACTGCGATCTGAAAGGTGGCGTCCATTCCGGTGTTCCTGCCAGAACAAAAAAAGAACTGAAACGTAAAGCCATTTCACATTTGAAAAAACTGCAAAAGTTGCCTGGATGGCACTGGTTCAGTTCAATAGGTGATCCAATAATATCAATATGTTATAACAGACCTGAAAAACCAGCCGTATTGAATATAACCATCTGTTATTAA